A genomic region of uncultured Paludibaculum sp. contains the following coding sequences:
- a CDS encoding VWA domain-containing protein, which translates to MRLASSLFLLFAVTAPFVSADDGDVTFKSDVALVRVDAQVLDRDGRAVTGLRREDFTLTQNGRRLEIRNFAREEMPVDVVLLLDVSGSMRSHVQRMADASHDALRVLGPNDRVAIMVFDRATRVRLAFRSSKDDVEREFENLLRSETFNGGTDITRALLDAANYMRKSARKDARRAIVIMTDDQTERGRNEAQVGSALAEADTVLSAIIAPDAMSSRGPGGYPQGGGRRGNSWPRGSSIPDIIWGGGGGTRMPGGGGSRYPQGGGMGSRTQSAGTSEIARESGGDSMNIDDASAFETTLARIRQRYALYFQLPAGTRAGEEHSVQISLADSVRSRYPGADVRYRGNYHAPVDMAPATGADTTVVSQSQTSPDGGSAPEPARPRRRVVLDDSSGPRGPNPNVGAPAEGASTAVSNVDAKPVAVSTATATEKKGWRRADATDLTPAPEPAATSKKK; encoded by the coding sequence GTGCGCCTGGCAAGTTCTCTCTTCCTGCTTTTCGCGGTCACCGCGCCGTTTGTATCGGCGGATGACGGTGATGTCACGTTCAAGAGCGACGTAGCCCTGGTCCGGGTGGATGCCCAGGTGCTCGACCGGGATGGCCGCGCCGTCACCGGCCTGCGAAGGGAAGACTTCACCCTGACGCAGAATGGCCGCCGGCTGGAGATCCGCAACTTCGCGCGGGAAGAGATGCCGGTGGACGTGGTGCTGCTGCTGGACGTGAGCGGCAGCATGCGTTCGCATGTCCAGCGCATGGCCGACGCCTCGCATGACGCCCTGCGCGTGCTGGGGCCGAACGACCGGGTCGCGATCATGGTGTTTGACCGCGCGACGCGGGTGCGGCTGGCATTCCGCAGCAGCAAGGATGACGTCGAGCGCGAGTTCGAGAACCTGCTGCGCAGCGAGACCTTCAATGGCGGAACCGACATCACCCGGGCTCTGCTGGACGCGGCCAACTACATGCGGAAATCGGCTCGCAAGGACGCGCGGCGGGCGATTGTGATCATGACGGACGACCAGACGGAACGTGGGCGCAACGAGGCGCAGGTAGGCTCGGCGCTAGCCGAAGCAGACACGGTGTTGAGCGCGATCATTGCACCCGACGCCATGAGCAGCCGCGGCCCCGGCGGTTACCCGCAAGGCGGCGGGCGGCGCGGCAATTCGTGGCCACGCGGATCGTCGATTCCCGACATCATTTGGGGCGGTGGCGGGGGCACGCGCATGCCGGGCGGCGGTGGCAGCCGCTATCCGCAGGGCGGCGGCATGGGGTCGCGGACCCAGTCTGCGGGTACGTCGGAGATCGCGCGCGAGTCGGGCGGCGACAGCATGAACATTGATGACGCATCGGCGTTTGAGACCACGCTGGCGCGCATCCGGCAACGCTACGCTCTCTACTTCCAGTTGCCGGCTGGCACCAGGGCGGGGGAAGAACACAGCGTGCAGATCAGTCTGGCCGATTCGGTCCGCTCGCGCTATCCGGGCGCCGACGTCCGCTATCGCGGGAACTACCATGCACCGGTGGATATGGCCCCCGCGACCGGGGCGGACACCACGGTGGTGAGCCAGTCCCAGACGTCGCCAGATGGAGGATCCGCGCCGGAGCCCGCACGGCCTCGGCGGCGCGTGGTGCTTGACGATTCTTCCGGCCCGCGCGGCCCGAATCCGAATGTCGGTGCGCCGGCGGAGGGCGCCAGCACGGCGGTCAGCAACGTGGACGCCAAACCGGTCGCGGTGTCGACGGCAACGGCGACGGAAAAGAAGGGCTGGCGGCGCGCGGATGCGACGGACCTGACTCCGGCCCCGGAGCCGGCGGCGACGTCGAAGAAGAAGTAG
- a CDS encoding response regulator transcription factor: protein MSSRILLIEDEPGLVLTLSDLLAAEGHEVDTAMDGLTGLAKAREGQCDLVILDIMLPGKNGLEVCRELRQQGSDVAILMLTAKSQVIDRVVGLKLGADDYLTKPFDPSELLARVEALLRRVHKESFPAVLRFQFGSVQVDFEKAELLKDGTQVNLAGKELQLLRYLIDHRGKVISREELLKNVWEYQSDISTRTVDVHVAWLRQKIEENPQFPRFIRTVRGSGYRFAS from the coding sequence ATGAGTTCGCGAATACTGCTGATTGAAGACGAGCCGGGTCTGGTGCTCACTCTGTCCGACCTGCTCGCCGCCGAAGGCCATGAAGTAGACACGGCCATGGACGGCCTCACGGGGTTGGCCAAAGCCCGGGAAGGGCAGTGCGACCTTGTCATTCTCGACATCATGTTGCCCGGGAAAAACGGGCTGGAGGTCTGCCGCGAACTGCGCCAGCAGGGCTCCGACGTGGCCATCCTCATGCTGACGGCGAAGTCGCAGGTGATCGATCGCGTCGTTGGACTGAAGCTGGGCGCCGACGACTATCTGACGAAGCCGTTCGATCCTTCCGAATTGCTGGCCCGTGTGGAAGCGTTGCTGCGCCGAGTCCACAAGGAGAGCTTTCCGGCGGTGCTGCGGTTCCAGTTTGGCTCCGTGCAGGTGGACTTCGAAAAAGCTGAGCTGTTGAAGGACGGCACACAGGTGAATCTCGCGGGCAAGGAGTTGCAGCTGCTGCGCTACCTCATCGACCACCGCGGCAAGGTCATCTCCCGCGAGGAGTTGCTCAAGAACGTCTGGGAGTATCAATCGGACATTTCCACGCGCACCGTGGATGTGCACGTTGCCTGGCTGCGCCAGAAGATTGAGGAAAATCCGCAGTTCCCGCGCTTCATCCGCACCGTGCGTGGTTCCGGTTACCGGTTCGCCAGCTAA
- a CDS encoding HAMP domain-containing sensor histidine kinase — MLDLHKNKRQALLSWLFVGLLAALLATLGWLQYDWISQVSQAERTRLKESLGTSLRRVSQDFNAEVQTACSALVASEPFESERREQEYVARYVRWRESSRHPHLFRRVLVAVPDGTTVKLRELDLESESFRSVAWPEEWDALRQRLESQLNHAEFGGRRPYWAASVAESAVVELPRLRFPDSPRSAGPRGVPEPGLPEGNRGPPGLPPAGELRAEIREFRRDEFFRLNLEWLLVEVDLGTVKKDVLPELLHRHLFGSAAPEYQVEVTLRDHPEQLIYSSTGDGKAKIGTKADGTVNLMDVQFEQVMRRAAMSRARVLGRIWNGGKGGGGGPGGPREGPPEWGRWTMSVRHRSGSLETVVNQVRWRNLAVTSSVLLLMVAAIAMLVRYTQNAQRLAHMQMEFITGVSHELKTPLTVIRTAGHNLSGGLVRDEKQVQRYGNLIREEAEKLTAMVEQVLRFANAKAGRAIGEREAVDVRTLLDAAVSSASLVLDKSGCVLEQKIDGDVPPLLGDPIALKHAVQNLLTNAAKYGAEGRWIGLRACVANADGDSAVEIRVADRGAGIAPEELNQIFDPFYRGKRAVEDQIHGTGLGLSLVKRIAEAHEGNVSVRSEPGKCTEFVLTIPTVPAGQRNEFANTAD, encoded by the coding sequence ATGTTGGACCTGCACAAAAACAAGCGGCAGGCGCTCCTCTCATGGCTGTTCGTCGGCCTTTTGGCTGCCCTGCTCGCCACGCTCGGTTGGCTGCAGTACGACTGGATCTCGCAGGTGAGCCAAGCCGAGCGGACCAGGCTGAAAGAGAGCCTCGGGACGAGTCTGCGCCGCGTGAGCCAGGACTTTAACGCCGAAGTCCAGACCGCCTGTTCCGCGCTGGTGGCCAGCGAACCCTTCGAATCTGAGCGACGAGAGCAGGAGTATGTCGCGCGCTATGTGCGCTGGCGCGAATCCAGCCGTCACCCCCACTTGTTCCGCCGTGTGCTGGTCGCCGTGCCGGACGGCACCACGGTGAAGCTGCGGGAACTCGATCTGGAGAGTGAGAGCTTCCGCTCAGTGGCTTGGCCGGAAGAATGGGACGCGCTGCGGCAACGTCTGGAGTCGCAGCTCAACCACGCCGAATTCGGTGGGCGCCGGCCCTATTGGGCCGCCAGTGTGGCGGAGTCGGCCGTGGTGGAACTGCCGCGCCTGCGCTTTCCTGATAGCCCGCGGTCGGCCGGCCCGCGCGGTGTGCCTGAGCCAGGTCTGCCCGAGGGGAATCGCGGCCCCCCCGGGCTGCCGCCTGCTGGCGAGTTGCGAGCGGAGATCCGCGAGTTCCGGCGCGATGAGTTCTTCCGTCTGAACCTGGAGTGGCTGCTGGTGGAGGTCGATCTTGGCACCGTAAAGAAGGACGTGCTGCCCGAGTTGCTGCACCGTCATCTGTTTGGCAGCGCCGCGCCGGAATACCAGGTGGAAGTTACGTTACGCGACCATCCTGAACAACTGATCTACAGCTCGACCGGGGACGGCAAGGCCAAGATCGGAACCAAGGCTGACGGCACCGTAAACCTGATGGACGTCCAGTTTGAACAGGTGATGCGCCGTGCGGCCATGTCGCGCGCTCGGGTCCTGGGTCGAATCTGGAATGGCGGCAAGGGCGGAGGCGGTGGTCCCGGCGGCCCGCGTGAAGGACCTCCGGAGTGGGGCCGCTGGACGATGTCCGTGCGGCACCGTTCCGGTTCACTGGAGACCGTCGTGAATCAGGTGCGCTGGCGCAACCTGGCCGTCACCTCGTCGGTGCTGCTGCTGATGGTGGCCGCCATTGCGATGCTGGTGCGCTACACGCAGAACGCGCAGCGCCTGGCCCACATGCAGATGGAGTTCATCACGGGCGTGTCGCACGAGTTGAAGACGCCGCTCACCGTCATCCGCACCGCGGGCCACAATCTGAGCGGCGGACTGGTGCGCGACGAGAAACAGGTGCAGCGCTATGGCAACCTGATTCGCGAGGAGGCTGAGAAGCTCACCGCCATGGTGGAACAGGTGCTGCGTTTTGCCAATGCCAAGGCCGGCCGGGCCATCGGCGAGCGGGAAGCCGTGGACGTGCGCACTCTCCTCGACGCGGCAGTCTCTTCGGCTTCGCTGGTCCTCGACAAGTCCGGCTGCGTGCTGGAGCAGAAGATCGATGGCGATGTTCCGCCCCTGCTGGGCGACCCCATTGCCCTGAAGCATGCGGTCCAGAACCTGCTTACGAATGCCGCGAAGTATGGCGCCGAGGGCCGCTGGATCGGGTTGAGGGCCTGTGTGGCCAACGCCGACGGCGATTCGGCCGTCGAGATCCGCGTGGCCGATCGCGGAGCCGGCATCGCACCCGAGGAGCTCAACCAGATCTTCGATCCGTTCTATCGTGGGAAGAGAGCGGTCGAGGATCAGATTCATGGAACCGGACTGGGTCTGAGCCTCGTCAAAAGAATCGCGGAAGCGCATGAAGGGAACGTCTCAGTGAGGAGCGAGCCAGGGAAGTGCACGGAGTTCGTGCTGACGATCCCCACCGTTCCCGCCGGGCAACGCAATGAGTTCGCGAATACTGCTGATTGA
- a CDS encoding S8 family serine peptidase produces the protein MKRNPILLTVWLVLAPGLFAETLPGRYIVELTSQPVSEYMTATRGRRANLRGAEAEAHRSRLRSEQGSMRANIEKRRGVVLESVNTVANALFVQADEQTAKDLARMPGVRRVVPVRMMHRVLDRAVLLHKVSDVWSQFGESNAGAGMKIGIIDTGIEISHPAFQNSSLTVPDTYPRANSFSDLNYTNNKVIVARSYVDLLPYRDIDYSPSDHIGHGTALATIAAGGRNEGPLATIQGVAPMAYLGVYKVFGTPGYNDYASDDAIIKAFDDAVADGMDVISLSVGDDFAPRIEDDPDVAAVQRATEAGVIVVIAAGNNGPGMNTVGSPATAPSAITVGATTNDRTFASNVEISGLSSYVAYNGYEPAGSVPVTGTVVDTSTLNGNSLGCTAFQSGSLSGKIALIQRGDCNFEDKINNARNAGAVGVLVYMRDTAPDPIYMSVGAATLPSQAISYGDGSTIKQALTTQSDLSATMHFEVGSVPVTANRLTDFSAAGPSVDGGIKPEIVAVGENFYTGTQTIDYYGDMYDSSGYVLVNGTSFSTPFVAGTAALIKSLHPGLTVDQYRSMIINNGATASNLTGDPASIQQAGGGLVDASAAVNTTVTAYPATLALGAGGTDAQVAKTLTITNIGAGHDTFTIAAETANEQMRPVVDNATVELDSGASTDLGVTWTGSGLTNGAYQGFVTITSTSTGKTTRVPYWFASTSSAPAGVTMMYNVGTAPRRGRTTVYFRVLDAAGLVLSGADPTVTSVSGGGTALGVANYDSNWPGVYAVSVRLGFTAGANVFRITAGDLTYDFTVTGY, from the coding sequence ATGAAACGGAATCCGATTCTTCTTACCGTCTGGCTGGTGCTGGCCCCTGGTCTTTTTGCGGAAACGCTGCCGGGCCGCTACATTGTCGAACTTACGTCGCAGCCTGTGTCTGAGTACATGACCGCCACGCGCGGCCGGCGCGCCAACCTGCGCGGCGCCGAGGCCGAGGCCCATCGCTCCCGGTTGCGCAGCGAGCAGGGCAGCATGCGCGCCAACATCGAAAAACGGCGAGGTGTAGTGCTCGAATCGGTGAATACCGTGGCCAATGCGCTGTTCGTGCAGGCCGATGAACAGACGGCGAAGGATCTGGCCCGGATGCCTGGGGTGCGACGTGTCGTGCCGGTGCGCATGATGCACCGCGTGCTCGATCGGGCCGTACTGCTGCACAAGGTCAGCGATGTGTGGAGTCAGTTCGGCGAGAGCAACGCCGGCGCGGGCATGAAGATCGGCATTATCGACACCGGAATCGAGATCAGCCACCCGGCCTTTCAGAACAGCTCCCTGACGGTGCCTGACACGTATCCGCGCGCCAACTCCTTCTCTGACCTCAACTACACCAACAACAAGGTAATCGTTGCGCGCAGCTATGTGGACCTGCTGCCCTATCGCGATATCGACTATTCGCCCAGCGATCACATCGGTCATGGCACCGCCCTGGCGACGATTGCCGCGGGGGGCCGCAATGAGGGTCCGCTGGCTACGATACAAGGCGTCGCACCCATGGCGTATCTGGGCGTCTACAAGGTCTTCGGCACGCCGGGCTACAACGACTACGCGTCCGACGACGCCATCATCAAGGCGTTCGACGACGCTGTCGCCGACGGCATGGACGTCATCAGCCTCAGCGTGGGCGACGACTTCGCGCCACGCATTGAAGACGACCCCGACGTCGCCGCCGTCCAGCGCGCCACCGAAGCGGGCGTCATTGTCGTCATCGCGGCGGGCAACAACGGACCGGGCATGAACACAGTGGGTTCGCCGGCGACAGCGCCCTCGGCCATCACCGTAGGAGCCACAACGAACGACCGCACCTTCGCCTCCAATGTCGAGATCTCCGGTCTCAGCTCCTACGTTGCCTACAACGGATATGAGCCGGCCGGATCCGTGCCCGTCACCGGCACTGTTGTAGATACGTCCACACTCAACGGCAACAGCCTGGGTTGCACCGCGTTCCAGTCGGGCAGCCTGAGCGGCAAGATCGCTTTGATCCAGCGCGGCGACTGCAATTTCGAGGACAAGATCAACAACGCGCGGAACGCCGGTGCGGTGGGTGTGCTCGTATACATGCGCGACACGGCGCCGGACCCCATCTATATGAGTGTCGGCGCCGCTACCCTGCCCTCTCAGGCCATCAGCTACGGCGATGGCTCCACTATCAAGCAGGCGCTGACCACGCAGTCCGATCTCTCCGCCACCATGCATTTCGAGGTTGGCAGCGTGCCGGTCACCGCGAACCGTCTCACTGATTTCAGCGCCGCGGGTCCTAGCGTGGACGGCGGCATCAAGCCGGAAATCGTGGCTGTTGGCGAGAACTTCTACACCGGCACCCAGACGATCGACTACTACGGCGACATGTACGACTCCAGCGGCTATGTCCTGGTGAACGGCACCAGTTTTTCGACGCCCTTTGTCGCCGGCACCGCAGCCCTCATCAAGAGCCTGCATCCGGGCCTGACGGTCGACCAATACCGCTCGATGATCATCAACAATGGGGCTACGGCCTCGAACCTGACCGGTGATCCCGCCTCCATCCAACAGGCGGGCGGTGGTCTCGTCGATGCCAGCGCGGCTGTCAACACGACGGTCACCGCCTATCCGGCCACTCTCGCGCTAGGCGCCGGCGGAACGGACGCCCAGGTGGCGAAGACACTCACCATCACAAACATCGGCGCTGGCCACGACACGTTCACCATCGCCGCCGAGACCGCAAACGAGCAGATGCGGCCGGTCGTCGACAACGCCACGGTGGAACTCGACTCCGGCGCGTCGACCGACCTGGGCGTGACCTGGACCGGTTCGGGCCTGACCAACGGCGCCTACCAGGGCTTTGTGACGATTACTTCCACAAGCACCGGCAAGACAACGCGCGTGCCCTACTGGTTTGCCTCGACCTCGAGCGCACCAGCTGGCGTGACCATGATGTACAACGTGGGCACCGCCCCGCGCAGAGGGCGCACGACAGTCTATTTTCGGGTATTGGACGCGGCTGGATTGGTGCTGAGCGGAGCGGATCCAACAGTGACATCCGTGTCGGGTGGCGGCACCGCCCTTGGGGTCGCCAACTACGACAGCAACTGGCCCGGCGTTTACGCTGTCTCCGTGCGGCTCGGCTTCACGGCAGGCGCCAACGTCTTCCGCATCACGGCGGGCGACCTAACTTACGACTTCACGGTGACCGGGTATTAA